A genomic window from Streptomyces sp. WMMC940 includes:
- the pruA gene encoding L-glutamate gamma-semialdehyde dehydrogenase translates to MDAVTQVPTPVNEPVHGYAPGSAERARLEAKLKELAENPIDLPMTIGGEKRMGGGEEFKVVQPHNHQAVIGTFRGATQQDAQDAIDAALAAAPAWRAMSFDDRAAIILRAAELLAGPWRETLAASTMLGQSKTAQQAEIDTPCELIDFWRFNVAYARQILAEQPPANSPGVWNRLDHRPLEGFVYAITPFNFTAIAGNLPTAPALMGNVVVWKPSPTQTHAAVLLMELLEEAGLPKGVINLVTGDGIAVSEVALNHPDLAGIHFTGSTRTFQHLWKTVGNNIEKYRSYPRIVGETGGKDFVVAHPSADRAILKTALTRGAFEFQGQKCSATSRAYVPASIWNSGFKEEFATEVDGIRMGDVTDLTNFIGAVIDERAFAKNKAAIDRAKEDPTCTIVAGGTYDDSEGWFVRPTVVECTDPSNEVFTTEYFGPFLAVHVYEDDRYEEMLEQMESVSAYALTGSVISGDRAATAYTMDKLRYAAGNFYINDKSTGAVVGQQPFGGGRASGTNDKAGAPQNLMRWTLTRAIKETLVPPTEYGYPHMG, encoded by the coding sequence ATGGACGCTGTGACCCAGGTCCCCACCCCCGTCAACGAGCCGGTGCACGGCTACGCTCCCGGTTCGGCCGAGCGTGCCCGGCTGGAGGCCAAGCTCAAGGAGCTGGCCGAGAACCCCATCGACCTCCCGATGACCATCGGCGGCGAGAAGCGCATGGGTGGCGGCGAGGAGTTCAAGGTCGTCCAGCCGCACAACCACCAGGCCGTCATCGGCACCTTCCGGGGCGCCACCCAGCAGGACGCGCAGGACGCGATCGACGCGGCCCTGGCCGCCGCCCCGGCGTGGCGCGCGATGTCGTTCGACGACCGCGCCGCGATCATCCTGCGCGCCGCCGAGCTGCTGGCCGGTCCCTGGCGCGAGACGCTGGCCGCCTCCACCATGCTGGGTCAGTCGAAGACCGCGCAGCAGGCCGAGATCGACACTCCCTGCGAGCTCATCGACTTCTGGCGGTTCAACGTCGCCTACGCCCGCCAGATCCTGGCCGAGCAGCCGCCGGCCAACTCCCCGGGTGTGTGGAACCGGCTGGACCACCGCCCGCTGGAGGGCTTCGTCTACGCGATCACGCCGTTCAACTTCACGGCCATCGCCGGCAACCTGCCCACCGCCCCGGCCCTGATGGGCAACGTGGTGGTCTGGAAGCCGTCCCCGACCCAGACCCACGCCGCCGTGCTGCTCATGGAGCTGCTGGAGGAGGCCGGGCTGCCCAAGGGCGTCATCAACCTGGTCACGGGCGACGGCATCGCCGTCTCCGAGGTCGCGCTGAACCACCCCGACCTGGCCGGTATCCACTTCACCGGTTCGACCCGGACCTTCCAGCACCTGTGGAAGACGGTCGGCAACAACATCGAGAAGTACCGCTCCTACCCCCGCATCGTCGGCGAGACCGGCGGCAAGGACTTCGTCGTCGCGCACCCCAGCGCCGACCGCGCGATCCTGAAGACCGCGCTGACCCGCGGCGCCTTCGAGTTCCAGGGCCAGAAGTGCTCCGCGACCTCGCGTGCGTACGTCCCGGCCTCCATCTGGAACTCGGGCTTCAAGGAGGAGTTCGCGACCGAGGTCGACGGCATCAGGATGGGGGACGTCACCGACCTGACGAACTTCATCGGCGCCGTCATCGACGAGCGGGCCTTCGCCAAGAACAAGGCCGCGATCGACCGTGCGAAGGAAGACCCGACCTGCACGATCGTCGCCGGCGGCACGTACGACGACTCCGAGGGCTGGTTCGTCCGTCCCACGGTCGTCGAGTGCACGGACCCTTCGAACGAGGTCTTCACCACCGAGTACTTCGGCCCGTTCCTCGCGGTGCACGTCTACGAGGACGACAGGTACGAGGAGATGCTGGAGCAGATGGAGTCGGTGTCGGCGTACGCGCTGACCGGCTCGGTCATCTCCGGTGACCGTGCGGCGACCGCGTACACGATGGACAAGCTCCGCTACGCCGCGGGCAACTTCTACATCAACGACAAGTCGACCGGCGCCGTCGTCGGCCAGCAGCCCTTCGGCGGCGGCCGTGCCTCCGGCACCAACGACAAGGCGGGCGCCCCGCAGAACCTGATGCGCTGGACGCTGACCCGCGCGATCAAGGAGACGCTGGTCCCGCCGACCGAGTACGGCTACCCGCACATGGGCTGA
- a CDS encoding proline dehydrogenase family protein gives MLGPVILAASRSDRMRRLVSAAPMTKSVVDRFIPGETVDQVIPIVADLTAKGLEVTLDVVGEDITTREQATAARDAYLRLIEHLEPLGLGTRAEMSVKLSMFGQSLEGGHELALENVRPVVEAAAAIGTTVTLDAEDHTTLDSMFAVHEELRKDFPQTGCVIQAYLFRTEEDARRLAANGSRVRIVKGAYKEPASVAHQDKAEVDKAYVRILKILMDGTGYPMIGSHDPRLISVSQELARRAGRKLDEYEFQMLYGIRSEEHLRLAAEGHRMRVYTAYGTDWYGYFMRRLAEKPANLLFFVRSMITKN, from the coding sequence GTGCTGGGTCCCGTGATCCTCGCCGCGTCACGCAGCGACAGGATGCGTCGTCTCGTCTCGGCCGCGCCGATGACGAAGTCGGTCGTCGACCGCTTCATCCCCGGAGAGACGGTCGATCAGGTCATCCCGATCGTCGCCGATCTCACCGCCAAGGGGCTCGAGGTCACCCTGGACGTGGTCGGCGAGGACATCACCACCCGTGAGCAGGCCACCGCCGCGCGCGACGCATATCTGCGGCTGATCGAGCACCTCGAGCCGCTGGGCCTGGGCACCAGGGCCGAGATGTCGGTCAAGCTGTCGATGTTCGGCCAGTCCTTGGAGGGCGGTCACGAGCTGGCGCTCGAGAACGTCCGCCCGGTCGTCGAGGCCGCCGCCGCGATCGGCACCACCGTCACCCTGGACGCCGAGGACCACACCACCCTGGACTCGATGTTCGCCGTCCACGAGGAACTGCGTAAGGACTTCCCGCAGACCGGGTGCGTGATCCAGGCCTATCTGTTCCGCACCGAGGAGGACGCCCGCCGCCTCGCCGCCAACGGCAGCCGCGTGCGTATCGTGAAGGGCGCGTACAAGGAGCCGGCCTCCGTCGCCCACCAGGACAAGGCCGAGGTCGACAAGGCGTACGTCCGTATCCTGAAGATCCTGATGGACGGCACGGGCTACCCGATGATCGGGTCCCACGACCCGCGACTGATCTCCGTCAGCCAGGAGCTCGCGCGCCGCGCCGGGCGCAAACTGGACGAGTACGAGTTCCAGATGCTGTACGGGATCCGGAGCGAGGAGCACCTGCGCCTGGCGGCCGAGGGCCACCGGATGCGGGTGTACACGGCGTACGGGACCGACTGGTACGGCTACTTCATGCGCCGCCTCGCGGAGAAGCCGGCCAACCTGTTGTTCTTCGTCCGCTCGATGATCACCAAGAACTGA
- a CDS encoding PucR family transcriptional regulator, whose product MKGDYQELVDEISGLLGVPATLENRDFELIAFGAHDSDDDSAMDPVRTRSILTRKSTPAVRSWFEGFGITRATGPVRIPAAPEAGVFRDRICLPVRHRGIVLGYVWLLDARPGPTAGQLTSAMQVTDRIGALLADEERAGTDLSRELRAVLTAERGWQYDMALAALRTALGPAAEGLHTVVCVAPWSSGGAPTARAVTGASALCTVPWPWPAGSAAGRSQAAPAPHAGDGASSGPGDPGHGATASPGRTRKGGRGRPKPDEGPRTVTDLAGDAGADGHALAVLVRLRAADVLAPALTAAGRLSEATASAAAGIALPRRGMGDLAASWREAASAARAVLAEPGLGPVADWSSIGPYRLLTALPAGRSRDPSAAALLTPAHAELARTAELFLDCAGQAGRAAAALGIHRQTLYYRLSRVEQLTGLDLDDGEDRLLLHMALKAARL is encoded by the coding sequence GTGAAGGGCGATTACCAGGAACTGGTGGACGAGATATCGGGGCTGCTGGGCGTTCCGGCGACCCTGGAGAACCGGGATTTCGAACTGATCGCGTTCGGAGCGCACGACAGCGACGACGACAGCGCCATGGACCCCGTGCGCACCCGCTCGATCCTCACCAGGAAGTCCACCCCGGCGGTGCGCTCCTGGTTCGAGGGTTTCGGCATCACCAGGGCGACCGGACCGGTGCGGATCCCGGCGGCCCCTGAGGCCGGTGTCTTCCGCGACCGGATCTGCCTCCCCGTCCGCCATCGCGGGATCGTCCTCGGCTACGTGTGGCTGCTCGACGCCCGGCCCGGCCCGACGGCCGGTCAGCTGACCTCGGCCATGCAGGTGACCGACCGGATCGGCGCCCTGCTCGCCGACGAGGAAAGGGCGGGCACGGATCTGTCCCGGGAGTTGCGCGCCGTGCTCACCGCCGAGCGCGGCTGGCAGTACGACATGGCCCTCGCGGCCCTCCGCACGGCGCTCGGGCCTGCCGCCGAAGGGCTCCACACCGTGGTGTGCGTGGCTCCGTGGTCCTCCGGGGGCGCCCCGACGGCGCGCGCGGTCACCGGGGCCTCGGCCCTGTGCACGGTGCCCTGGCCCTGGCCCGCCGGCTCCGCCGCGGGGCGCTCCCAGGCCGCCCCCGCGCCCCACGCGGGCGACGGCGCCTCCTCCGGCCCCGGCGACCCGGGTCACGGTGCCACGGCCTCGCCGGGAAGGACCAGGAAGGGCGGACGCGGCAGACCCAAGCCGGACGAGGGGCCTCGTACCGTCACGGACCTGGCCGGCGACGCCGGTGCCGACGGGCACGCCCTCGCCGTCCTGGTGCGTCTGCGCGCCGCGGACGTGCTCGCGCCCGCCCTCACCGCGGCCGGCCGGCTCTCGGAGGCCACCGCATCGGCCGCCGCGGGCATCGCCCTGCCCCGCCGGGGCATGGGCGACCTCGCCGCGTCCTGGCGGGAGGCCGCCTCTGCCGCGCGCGCCGTCCTCGCCGAACCCGGGCTCGGCCCGGTCGCCGACTGGTCCTCGATCGGCCCGTACCGGCTGCTGACCGCGCTGCCCGCGGGCCGTTCCCGCGACCCCTCGGCCGCGGCACTGCTCACGCCGGCGCATGCCGAACTCGCCCGTACCGCCGAACTGTTCCTGGACTGCGCCGGTCAGGCGGGCCGTGCGGCCGCCGCCCTCGGCATCCACCGCCAGACCCTCTACTACCGCCTCTCCCGGGTGGAACAGCTCACCGGCCTCGATCTCGACGACGGCGAGGACAGGCTGCTGCTGCACATGGCCCTGAAGGCCGCCCGGCTGTGA